In the genome of Chryseobacterium phocaeense, the window TACAACTGCAGCCCAAATAATAGGAGCAATATAGGTCAGGAAAAATCCTGCCACAAAAGCAAATTCTCCACTCGGATCATTGAACATCAATGGATTATTTAATACATATCCATATTTGTTGTAATTCTGGGTATTCGTAGGATCCTGAATGTTTTCATCTGCGTTAAGGAATCTTCTTAACAATGGATCATACAATCTGCCATTCATGTGGATAATTCCAACTTCTGCAAAATGCTCATGGCTGGTATATCCTCTTTCCAATAATAGAGAAGTACTGTTAATGATATTTTTATCTGTAATAACAGCACCATTTCCAACCTGCAGATGAGTGAAATTTCCCCATGCATCAAAATGTCTCTGCTCAAGCTTGTTTCCGGTTTCATCACTGATCGCAAGAATACTTCCCAAATAATCCTTATGCAAAAATTTATAGGAGCCACTGTCTTCTGTAAAGTTCTTTAAATATACAATATTACTTTCATAAGGAGTTCCGCCTATGTAAAGAATATGTTTTTCCTTTCCGGTGATATTATCCTTAAGCACTTCAAAGCTTCCGTCTTCGCTATAGAATTTGGTAAATTTTCCTTCCTGATCAGGATCGAAGTTTCCTCCGTAGCTTACTTTTTGTCTCATGCTGGTAAGACCATATTGAAATGCGACATCTCCTTTTTCTCCATCAATGAATACAGGATCATTATTTTCATTATAAGCAATGCTCTGGATCATATCATTGTTATAATTTTGAGTACCTGCAGCATTTAATGTCATTCCCGTAGGTTGATAGATTTTGGTGGAATTTTCAAATTTTATGGTTCCCACCTGATCATTTTGGGTAATTCTTCCTTTAATATCATAGACGTTTCGGTTGGCTGCTGGTTTAATGCCTGTTACAGGATTGGTCCAGTTGACCAAACGATTATTGTCATCATAATCGAATGATTCCACAATATTGAAATCTCCTCCGGTGGTTCTGCTCTTTAATTCGTTTTTAATGGCATCGAAAGAATATGAGAGTTGAAGAATAGAGGGTTTTACTATGGATGAATGGTTCATATTCGTTAAGAAGCCGTTTCCATCGTAGGTATTATTAATCGCAGCAGCTCCTAATTTACCTTTTAAAATCTGGCCTTTGGCATTGGTTTCCTGAATTTCCCACAGTACTTTTCCTGAATTTTTGTCTTTGATCTGATACAATTCTCCGTTCCAGGCACTGTAGATATTTTCTATCTGTACTTTGGTAAGTATGCCTGAAGAATATAACTGCTTTTCATAAGAAATTATTCTTGCTTTATCATCATAGGTAACACCTTTCTGAATAAAGTATTTACCGTTGCTGCTTTCAGAAGAAGATAGAATTCTTCCCTGTGGATCATAAATAACACTAGAACTGTATGATTTCCCTTTGGATGATCCGGATTTTGAAACTACCCTGCCTTTATTATCATAGGTATATGAAATGGTTTTATTGGTAGCTTGTCCACCATCTGTTGTTGAAATTTCTGTATGAGAAATCAACTGACCTAAATTATTATAAGTATATTCTTTGGTTCCTTTAGGGCTGGTAGTCTTTTTAGGCTGTCCAAATCCGTCATATTCATACTTGTATAATCCATTGGACGGATCATTGAACTCTGATTTTCTGCCCCAGTTATCATATTGGGTTGTCACAATATTTTCAGCATATTTTGCTTTGATTTGTTGCCCAGAAGCATTATAAAAAAACTGGATCGTTCCTCCTTTATCGGTTGTGGAAATCACATTCCCTAAAGCATCAGTGGTTTTGGAATTGGTTCTGTTATAACCATTTAATTCTTTTACTGTTGAGGTGCTTCCTGAGACCGAAGTTTCCAATTGTTTACCAGTAAATGAAGTTGCAGTTACTTTAGAAGGAAATACAGAATCATCATAGACCATAACATTCCACTGATTAGCTGATTGTCCTTCAAAGTAAGGCTCAGATTCTTTAAGCTTTCTACCCAAAATGTCATATTGTGTTTCCTGCGATACAAATTGTCCCTGTCCGAAGGCTTTGGTAGATACTTTGTAATTCTGACCTAATTTATTTGTATATTTTTTCGAAATATCACCATCAGCAGAATATTCAGTAATGATAGTATTCGTGTTATTATCTTTTTCATAGGTATAAGTGGTTGTTCCCGTTAAGTTGTTTTTGGAAGTGAGCAGCTTACCCCATTTGTCATAAGTATTAATTAGTGTGTTTCCTGAAGGATCTGTTCGCTTTTCAATCTGTCCCCAATCATTATAAATAAAATGAGTTTCCAGACCTAAATTATTGGTCTCCTTTTCTATAAATCTTCCTTTAGGTTCGTACGTGATACCGCTGGTTTGTTCCTGAGAATCTATACTATTACGGATTACTTTTTGGGTGATATTTCCAAAGCCATCATACAGATACGTTTCCAAGAGATAGCCGGAATTATCTTTGTTCCAGGTTTTTAATGTTTTTAAAAGATTGTTTTCGTAAATATATTCTTCTTTGGAAGATTTGCTATCTCCATAGGCCTGTACTTTATCAGTTTTAGTTTTTGGGCGGCCAATATAATAATCAGAACCTGATCCCGACGGATTGTGAATATATTCAAAGTTAGAAGTTTTTATCCCATAGCCATTATTAAAGTTAGATATACTCTGTGCCGGTAGATAGTAGTCCCCATAAATAATACTGCCTTCAACAAGCACTCCTGTCAGAAAGTCTTTATTTTTTGTGCTTGTAGGGATAATGGCTTTTACGATTTTTGGTCTGTCAGCTGCAGAAATATTACTTACTATCTGATCATTTAATCGTTCGTCAGTTTGGTATTTAGTGGAGCTGAAGCTCAACAGTTGAGTATTGTTTTCAGAAATATCTGTCGGAAATACAAGATTTTCATTATTGGTTCTGATGGACCATTCTTTTACAGGAACACCATTATTTAATGGATCTATTTCTGCTCCCGACCATGTTTTTGTATTTTCAAACCCATCAGCATACCATGAAGATCGTGCTGTTTGGCGGAAGCCTATCATACCTCTTCCTGTGAAATTACTGACAAAACCTCTATATCTGAAGTCTTGTTTTCTGCCCGAATTTTTTAATTGGGAAACAGCAAATGATTGATATACTTTATTGAGCTCAATATAAGGATACTGCTCTTTTTTTACAGATTTATAAAAATTAGGATCGATGGTAGGATCTAATTCTTTGTATTCCACGTTGGTTTTTATTCCTCCCTGAGTAATGGCATTAATACGTGCCTCCTTAGATATGTCATAAAAATCAATTTTTTTCAATCTGTCACCAGCGATATTGTAACCAATTTGTGGAGCAATAAGCACAATCTGATGAACTGATTGATTGATTTTAAAGTTTCCGAGAAGTTCCTGGAAATCATATCCGGTCCTTTGACTGAAAAGGCTGGAAGCTGGTGCATTTATAAATCCCCCATTACTCGTATCTTGTATTGGCCCCTCATTAAATGAATAACTGATGTCATTATTGAACTTTTTCCCACCGGATGATATTTTAATTCCGATCTTATTGGAATAATTGATTTTAAAATAAGGAGTACCGGTAATATAAGTAAATCTAAGTCTTTCCTTTCTGTAATTAAAAGTGACAAAATCGCTTTTACCATCTCTGTCTAAATCATAAGCCTGATGGCTGGTTCTTTCAAAAGTTGCGGTTCCGTTGTCATTAGCAACAAACTCCGGTTCCTGACGAAATAAAGCAAAACTAGGTTTTATTTCTTCTACGAATGATTTTCCCGTTGATTGGTATAGATACCAATCTATTGTCAGTGCTGAAGAAGGCACTAATAAATCACTTTTACCATCCCCGTTAAAATCACCAACAACAGCATGCTTAGATACGCCTTTGATTATATTGTTATCAAGATAAAAAGCTTTTTCAATGACAGAGAATATATTATCAGTGCCTTTTTTAAATTGCATGATAAAAGGACGATTTCCACTGTCAAATCTTAGAAAATCTGTTTTCCCATCTCCATCAAAATCCCCGATTTTATAAACGCTTAAAACGTCAATATCATATGGGTAAAAAGAAACATTAGAATAAGACTGAGTAGGAGGAACCTGAGTGTCCATATTTATGATAATATATCTTTTCCGTGTGCTAAAAGTTTCCTCAAACTGTGGGATGCTTATAGGATCATTAGGATTTTGAAGAATTTGGATTTTCGTATGTTCATCATCATTAAGGCCGATTAAAAGCTCAGAAATACCATCTGCGTCCAAATCCATCTCAGTAAGTTTTAATGGAGTGGTTTTCACACTATATCCACCTTCCAAAGGATTAATTTCAGGAGTAGTGAAATCATAGTCGGCATTTGGAAGAATCTTGGTATATTGGTGTACTAATTGATTAGATTCATTTATGGAATAGACAAATAAATGAATGTCTTTTTTATTGTCAGTAGTATTGTTTACTAACTTATATAAAGCAAAACCTTGTTTGTTTTCGACAATTCCTGATGGATTTTTGAACGAAATAGCGATAGCTTTTTTAAATTCTTCTTTTGTAATATTTAATGGCCCAATATAAGTAAGTACTCCCTGTATTTCATCTAAGGCTTTGGATACAAGATAAAGGCCAGCTGGTTTATACGTAGGGTTAACACAGTTATTAAAGCCAGATGTTAAACTTTCACATACTTTAAATTGTTGATCATGAAATTCTAAAGCATCTATTTTTCCATCTCCATCAAAATCACCTAATAACCCTGTTTCCAGAGAATAACTTTTTGATCCTGCCCAATCTACAGCTCTTGTAGATGTTTCATACTCAAATGTTATTGGGTTTGCAGCTTCCCCATTGGAGTTATATTCAGTTATTTTATTGGCAAACTGGTATTGAGTATTGTTAGGATCCTTAATATAGTTTACTATATATTTTTTAAATGGATTTCCATTTGAATTTACATTGATCTCGGAAAGAATCTTGTCTTGTGTAAACTCTAGGCCTTGTACGTAAGACTGCTCCTTTAATTCTCGGCCGATATAAGTGAATTCAATTGAGTTAAAATGAGGTTTGCTTGATATTTCATTGCCTCCCCATTCTATCAATGATATTCTCCGTATAAAATCTGAAGATCTGAAACCGCCAAGACTCGCATTAGATTCGTATTTATAAGTGATATAATTGCCTTGAGGATCCTTCCATTTTACAATGTTGTATTCTAAAGGCGTTGTTGTTTGGGATTTTGTTGTACCAGCTACATATGCACCGTACCAGGCTTGTGAGCCATCCTCAAATGTAACTTCAAAATGTGCAGGTCCTGCAAATTGCCCATTAACAGGATAATCTCCAACTGATTTAATCTTTACATTAGAATACTTCTCAGTCACATATTCGGCCCCATCTTTCCCATATTCTCCGGATTTTAAAATAAGCCGCTGGCCATTAAAGCTATAATAATCTGAATAATCAAGCTGAATTCCTTTGATTTCGCCATCTTTTTCAATATTTTTTCCGGTCCTTGAAATAGCAGTTATCCCCGAAAGATTCCAGCCATAGCCGGCAATTCCATTTCCTGAACCACTACTATAAACAAGATTAATTTGCGGAGCCACACTTTTCACTCCCGGCGGAAGCGCAATAGGTAAAGTAAACTGTAGCTGTCCGGCTCCATTCACTTCAATATTTCCCTTAGTATCATGAAATTTCTTTTCCGACGGAGCTATTGTTCCACTAGGATTAGTAGCACCTGCATTAGAATCAACAGGACCTCCACCGGAATTTTCACTGGAAGGTCCTATCTTAGCCACAAAAGGATTGGATACTGCGGAAGAAGCGTGAAACCCCTGTGTGAGCACTACAGCTTGTGGATCCTGCACGGTTCTGGATGTACTTTCTGTCTGGTAAAGTATGGTTTGTGAAAAGCCTATTACTGAGCAGAAAGACAGTAAAAATGATAATATAATTTTCATATCTGTGTAGTATTGAGTGATTGAAAGATGAATAGAAAGGGAGACTTTCTTTTTTAATCTTTCAATGCATAGATCTTTAAATTCTCTGATTTCTATCTTTTCGTCACGTTTCTGCCAAAAACTCTGCCGTCTTTTAAAGTAAAACGCAGAATATAAACACCCCAGTCATAGCCGGTCATATTGATTTTAAGCTGACGGTTCAGCCCCGGAATATTCTGCTGCTGTAATTTCCAGTGCACCGTACTGTGCTGATACAGCGAAACAGATTCTATAAGGTTATCAGCTTCTTCAGTCCAGTCGATGGTCAGAACATCATTAACGGGCACCGGGTAAAGCCTGATCTGCTTCCAGAATGTTTTTTCATCCATAGCATGAGGCTGTTGCAGTGATGCTATGGTTGTCGTTTCTTTTTTTGCTGCTTCAGTGGGAGCCGTTTTTCCGGCAGCATTGGGACCTCTGTATCTTTGATTTCCGGCCTCATCATATTTAAAATAGACTTCAGTTTGAGAAAAACCGAAAAAGCCGATCAGTAAGGAAAAGATCGAAAGTAATTTTTTTTTCATTGGGTGTTTTTTAGTTTTTTTCAGAAAGAAGCTTTTCTACCTGCTTTTCAAGTTTTTCAAGCTTTTCTGATTGTGTTTTTAGTTTTTTGTTCTGCTCAATGGAATACAGCGTAAGTTCTTCTATTTTTTCCATAAGCTTCACATTCATTTCAGCGACATTAATGCCGTTTTTAAGAACTTCTGCTTCAGATGGAATATTCGGAAGGTGTCCTTTTTCGTTAATATGCTTTTCCACTTCTTCCAGAGTATTCAGCTTATAATCCTTTCTGAATACATAATCTGCCCATACATTGGCTTTAACTTCTACTTCTTTGGCAAAAATTTTTCCATCAAATTTTGCGGTAGCATTATTAAAGAACTTAACCCAGGTTCCATTGGCTGCATCTTGTATTCCAATGTAATACCTCCCATCATTGTAATTGCTTGGGATGGCCATAATGATATTGTGGGTTTTGCCTATGTTTCTGAATACTGTATCTCCGTTTTGTCCTCCAAAGCATCCGTCACAGTTAGATTTTATAATCTGGAATGAGCTGAGTGAGCTGGCAAGTTCAAAAACAGGATTTTCTGCTTTATAGATTCTGAAAAATGCTTCACCTGTCCCTCCCGGGTCACCCGTTCCTACTTTTACTTTTCCATCAGGAAGGATTCGCATGGCTTCAGTATTATTGGTTTTAAACATTAAAGTTTGATTGTCAGTGGTTCCCAGAAAATTATTTGAAGGATTTGTTCCCAAATTTCCCGTTAAATTCCAGGATTGTGCAAAAGTAAATGTTGAAGTAAGCAGGGCTAAAACCAGTAGTTTTTGTTTCATCATAATGTTCGAAAAATATATTTAAACGTTTTTTTGCAAAAGTATCTTTTTTAGTTCACATGGAGAAGACTTATTGGATAATTGTGAACATGAATCTTCTCATATTGAACGTTTTAAATTTGGTTAACTATTAGTGCGAAAATATTTAAGTGAAGCGTCAAAACCTGTCGTATTTTATTCTTTTGTAAAATGATTATACTTTTATTTTGTTCTATTTGTTGTTAAAAATATCAGATGTTGCTTAGAAACAATATTGTATTCAGGAAAGAGAGGATTTTGGGTTATTATTTTTAAAGGTAGTGACATTGTTATGGGAGCTGGGGCATTGACCATTATAGCTCAAACAAGATGAGCAGAATTATTATCTCCTTACAAAAATTGAATGTCCCAAATATTAATAACTTCTAAAATCCCTCCATTTTAGAAAAAAACAATACCTTTGTCCATATGAACCTGTTAAGATGGATATTAGCATTCTATTTCATGGCATTATCACTGATGCCGTGTGAAGATGTGCACCGTTCTTCAGGATCGGCAGAGATCAAGCTGTCATTCAATGTACAGGAATCTCATTCAAAAGATCAGGGTGATATCTGTTCACCGCTTTGTACCTGCAGTTGCTGCCAGATGACGGTATCCTCCTTTAGAATGGATCCGTTACTGGAAATCCCGAACCATGTTCAGGCTTATTTTTCAAAGAAAATTCTTTTTCAGAAAAACAATTTCGCGTACCAGATGTATGACCATATCTGGCAGCCTCCTAAAATTTAATTTTTATTGATTCATAGAAAGTTCGGCTTTCTATCCATTGAACTTTGCAATTCCATTGCAGAGGTCTTCGTGATATTTTTGCAGCGGCTTTATGGCCGGATGCATGGATTACCAATAAAAATTAAATACAGATCGTGTTAGATAAAATCATAAAATTCAGTATCAAAAACAAGGTGGTCGTCGGTATTATGACCCTGCTTTTGATCATCTGGGGAGTATGGAGCGCTACCAGGCTTCCCATAGATGCTGTACCGGATATTACCAACAATCAGGTGCAGATCATTACCGCCTGTCCTACACTGGCAGGGCAGGAAGTGGAGCAGCTTGTTACTTTCCCTATAGAGCAGAGCATCGCTAACGTTCCGGACATCCAGGAAACCAGAAGTATTTCAAGGTTCGGACTTTCCGTAATCACCGTGGTGTTCAAAGAAAATGTAGATGTTTATTTTGCCAGACAGCTTATTAACGAACAGTTAAAGCTCGCCGCAGAAGAAATTCCAAAGGGAGTGGGAACACCAGAGCTGGCCCCTGTAAGTACAGGCTTGGGGGAAGTGTATCAGTATATTCTCCATCCCAAAAAAGGCAGCGAAAAGAAATATTCTGCCAAAGAGCTCCGTACCATGCAGGACTGGATCGTCCGCAGACAACTGAACGGAACACCGGGAGTAGCTGAGATCAACAGCTTCGGAGGAGAATTAAAACAGTATGAGGTAGGCGTAAATCCGGACCGCCTCAAAGCAATGGGGGTAAGCATTTCGGATATTTTTACAGCCCTCGAAAAAAATAACCAGAATACCGGAGGAGCCTATATTGATAAAAAGCCGAATGCCTATTTTATCCGTGGAATAGGTTTCGTTACCTCACTGGAGGATATCAAAAATATTTCCGTGAAAAATGAGACCGGAAGCGTTCCCATATTTATAAAAGATGTCGCAGATGTGCGTTTTGGAAGTGCTGTACGTTACGGAGCATTGACTTATAACGGGAAAGTGGATGCGGTAGGCGGAGTCGTAATGATGCTGAAAGGAGCCAACAGTAATGATGTGGTGAACAGTATCAAAGCTAAAATTCCGACCATTCAGAAATCCCTTCCCGAAGATGTGGTGATAGAACCGTTCCTGGACAGGACTGATCTCGTAGGAAGAGCTATCAATACCGTAGAAAAAAACCTCATCGAAGGAGCGCTGATCGTTATTTTCGTACTGGTGGTATTTCTCGGAAACCTGAGAGCCGGGCTTATCGTAGCATCAGCCATTCCGCTTTCTCTTCTTTTTGCTTTGGGAATGATGAATGTTTTTGGCGTGAGTGCCAATCTGATGAGTCTCGGAGCTATAGATTTCGGATTGATCGTAGATGGTGCTGTCATCATTGTGGAAGCCACTTTACATCACCTGGGGTTAAGAAAATCGTTAAAAACACTTACCCAGAGCGAAATGGATGAGGAAGTTTTCCTCTCTGCATCAAAGATAAGAAGCAGTGCCGCATTTGGGGAAATCATTATCCTTATTGTTTATATTCCGATTCTGACATTAGCCGGCGTAGAGGGAAAAATGTTTACCCCAATGGCTAAAACAGTAGGATTTGCCATACTGGGAGCCCTGATTCTTTCACTGACCTATATTCCGATGATGAGTGCCTTGTTTTTATCTAAAAAGATCTCGCACAAAGAAACATTTTCAGATAAAATGATGAATTTCCTGCAGAAAATCTACCAGCCTTTATTACAGAAGGCAGTCAAAGTAAAATACGTCATTGTTTCTGCGACCATTCTTGTTTTTGTTATCAGTGCTTTCCTGTTTAAAAATATGGGGGGCGAATTTATTCCGCAGCTGCAGGAAGGGGATTATGCATTCCACTGTATCCTGCCGCAGGGAAGCTCACTCAGCCAGAGTATAGAAACTTCCATGCAGGCTTCCAGAATTATCAAAAATTTTGATGAGGTGAAAATGGTGGTCGGGAAAACCGGTTCCGCTGAGGTTCCTACCGATCCCATGCCGCCTGAAGCTACCGATCTCATCGTAGTTTTAAAACCGCAAAGCGAATGGAAATCAAAAAGATCGTATACCGAACTGGCCGATGAGATCAGCGAAAAACTGGAAACGATTCCCGGTGTATTTTTTGAAAAAAACCAGCCGATTCAGATGCGCTTCAATGAGCTGATGACCGGGATCAGGCAGGATGTGGCCGTTAAAATTTTCGGTGAGAATCTTGATTCGTTGTCCATTTATGCAGATAAAGTTGGAAAAATCATCCAGACAGTTGACGGAGCCACGGCTCCCCAGATTGAAAGGGTAAGCGGCCTTCCCCAGATCAATGTGGAATATGACCGAACCAGGATGGCCAACTACGGACTGAATATAGAAGATGTAAATAATGCCGTAAGTACCGCCTTTGCAGGAAAAGCAACCGGACAGGTATTTGAAAATGAAAGACGTTTCGATCTGGTCGTGCGTCTCGACAGCCTTCACAGAACGAATATCGATGATGTTAATAATTTAATGATCGCTACCACTGCGGGAGCACAGATTCCGCTTTCCCAGGTTGCGAATGTCAGCTATAAATTAGGACCTGCCCAGATCAGCCGGGAAGAAGGAAAAAGAAGGATTGTGATTGGTTTTAATGTAAAAGGCCGTGATGTGCAGAGCGTGGTACAGGATATTCAGGTCAAACTGGATAAGCAGGTCAAGCTGCCTTCAGGATATTATTTCACTTATGGCGGGCAGTTTGAAAACCTTCAGGAAGCCAGCAAACGCCTGATGATCGCGGTTCCGGTTTCCCTGTTCCTGATCTTTATGCTCTTATATTTCACATTCCACTCATTCAAACAGGCGGCTTTAATCTTTACAGCCATTCCGATGAGTGCGATCGGAGGGGTATTTGCCCTGCTGTTAAGAGACATGCCTTTCAGTATCAGTGCCGGAATCGGGTTTATTGCGCTTTTTGGAGTGGCGGTGCTCAATGGGATTGTTCTGATAGGAACCTTTAACCAACTGGAAAAAGACGGCGAAACAGATGTCCTGAAAAGAGTGTATGAAGGCACAAAAACCAGATTAAGACCCGTTTTAATGACCGCAACAGTTGCTTCACTGGGATTTCTGCCGATGGCCATTTCCACAGGAGCCGGAGCTGAGGTTCAGAAGCCTTTGGCAACCGTGGTGATTGGTGGATTGGTCACCGCTACATTCCTTACTTTGTTTGTACTTCCGATGCTCTACATTATTTTTAATACAAAGATTCCACGGAAAATGAATGGGATTAAGCCTATCACAACTATTATTGTTTTTGGATTTCTGATGTTCGGACAGAATTTTAAAGCACAGACCAGGCAGATTTCCATAGATCAGGCAGTAGAAATAGCAACGGAAAATAATTTGACTCTGCAATCAAAAGATTTAACTATAAAATCAGCGGAGGCGCTCAGAGGAACAGCCAAAGAACTTCCCAAACTGAATTTTGAAGCCCAGCTTGGACAGTACAACAGTCCGAAATTTGACCAGTCATTTGCCCTTTCACAAAGCATTCCTTTCCCGACACTTTTTAAAGCAAGGAGAGAACTGATCAATGAAAATATCAAAAGCAGGCAGATTGATAAAGAAGTGTCTGCCAATGAGCTTACCAGACAGGTCCGGACTTATTATTACCAGATAGAATACCTTCAGTACAATAAATCCAAGCTGAAAGAGCTCGACAGCCTGTACCAGGATTTTATCAGAATTGCAACGGTAAGATTTAAAGCCGGAGATATCAAGAAGATTGAAATTAATACCGCAGAGACCCAGAAAGGAGAAATTAATCTGCTGCTGAAACAGAATGAAGTCTATTTAACTAATGCCTAT includes:
- a CDS encoding RHS repeat-associated core domain-containing protein — its product is MKIILSFLLSFCSVIGFSQTILYQTESTSRTVQDPQAVVLTQGFHASSAVSNPFVAKIGPSSENSGGGPVDSNAGATNPSGTIAPSEKKFHDTKGNIEVNGAGQLQFTLPIALPPGVKSVAPQINLVYSSGSGNGIAGYGWNLSGITAISRTGKNIEKDGEIKGIQLDYSDYYSFNGQRLILKSGEYGKDGAEYVTEKYSNVKIKSVGDYPVNGQFAGPAHFEVTFEDGSQAWYGAYVAGTTKSQTTTPLEYNIVKWKDPQGNYITYKYESNASLGGFRSSDFIRRISLIEWGGNEISSKPHFNSIEFTYIGRELKEQSYVQGLEFTQDKILSEINVNSNGNPFKKYIVNYIKDPNNTQYQFANKITEYNSNGEAANPITFEYETSTRAVDWAGSKSYSLETGLLGDFDGDGKIDALEFHDQQFKVCESLTSGFNNCVNPTYKPAGLYLVSKALDEIQGVLTYIGPLNITKEEFKKAIAISFKNPSGIVENKQGFALYKLVNNTTDNKKDIHLFVYSINESNQLVHQYTKILPNADYDFTTPEINPLEGGYSVKTTPLKLTEMDLDADGISELLIGLNDDEHTKIQILQNPNDPISIPQFEETFSTRKRYIIINMDTQVPPTQSYSNVSFYPYDIDVLSVYKIGDFDGDGKTDFLRFDSGNRPFIMQFKKGTDNIFSVIEKAFYLDNNIIKGVSKHAVVGDFNGDGKSDLLVPSSALTIDWYLYQSTGKSFVEEIKPSFALFRQEPEFVANDNGTATFERTSHQAYDLDRDGKSDFVTFNYRKERLRFTYITGTPYFKINYSNKIGIKISSGGKKFNNDISYSFNEGPIQDTSNGGFINAPASSLFSQRTGYDFQELLGNFKINQSVHQIVLIAPQIGYNIAGDRLKKIDFYDISKEARINAITQGGIKTNVEYKELDPTIDPNFYKSVKKEQYPYIELNKVYQSFAVSQLKNSGRKQDFRYRGFVSNFTGRGMIGFRQTARSSWYADGFENTKTWSGAEIDPLNNGVPVKEWSIRTNNENLVFPTDISENNTQLLSFSSTKYQTDERLNDQIVSNISAADRPKIVKAIIPTSTKNKDFLTGVLVEGSIIYGDYYLPAQSISNFNNGYGIKTSNFEYIHNPSGSGSDYYIGRPKTKTDKVQAYGDSKSSKEEYIYENNLLKTLKTWNKDNSGYLLETYLYDGFGNITQKVIRNSIDSQEQTSGITYEPKGRFIEKETNNLGLETHFIYNDWGQIEKRTDPSGNTLINTYDKWGKLLTSKNNLTGTTTYTYEKDNNTNTIITEYSADGDISKKYTNKLGQNYKVSTKAFGQGQFVSQETQYDILGRKLKESEPYFEGQSANQWNVMVYDDSVFPSKVTATSFTGKQLETSVSGSTSTVKELNGYNRTNSKTTDALGNVISTTDKGGTIQFFYNASGQQIKAKYAENIVTTQYDNWGRKSEFNDPSNGLYKYEYDGFGQPKKTTSPKGTKEYTYNNLGQLISHTEISTTDGGQATNKTISYTYDNKGRVVSKSGSSKGKSYSSSVIYDPQGRILSSSESSNGKYFIQKGVTYDDKARIISYEKQLYSSGILTKVQIENIYSAWNGELYQIKDKNSGKVLWEIQETNAKGQILKGKLGAAAINNTYDGNGFLTNMNHSSIVKPSILQLSYSFDAIKNELKSRTTGGDFNIVESFDYDDNNRLVNWTNPVTGIKPAANRNVYDIKGRITQNDQVGTIKFENSTKIYQPTGMTLNAAGTQNYNNDMIQSIAYNENNDPVFIDGEKGDVAFQYGLTSMRQKVSYGGNFDPDQEGKFTKFYSEDGSFEVLKDNITGKEKHILYIGGTPYESNIVYLKNFTEDSGSYKFLHKDYLGSILAISDETGNKLEQRHFDAWGNFTHLQVGNGAVITDKNIINSTSLLLERGYTSHEHFAEVGIIHMNGRLYDPLLRRFLNADENIQDPTNTQNYNKYGYVLNNPLMFNDPSGEFAFVAGFFLTYIAPIIWAAVVGTAISVGIYAVQATINNNWSWNGFGKSLLMGAVTGAVSGGLGQIFTAGEFWAAVGNGALTGAGSGGAVSLINGDNFLKGLVKGAVIGGAVAAVSDILDFYSRPRIQELTKGEYDSHGIADSGTPLEPSVNTLRKMYKETGWDKMDTGAKQFYVDHVSGGYTKRGDYYINNKGQEVLAYTRRNFWDRNTSSLSFSKAAFGSKIKLGFLMTHELGHSTINLDSSLNSFLQVKTKNGYEPELLYPGAQGELGKLTIEHGAIWGIERDFLKLNGLTKLPGVFDSSLEYIFDNYILKSSQFKHVYDKIKHLPVKIK
- a CDS encoding DUF6660 family protein, whose amino-acid sequence is MNLLRWILAFYFMALSLMPCEDVHRSSGSAEIKLSFNVQESHSKDQGDICSPLCTCSCCQMTVSSFRMDPLLEIPNHVQAYFSKKILFQKNNFAYQMYDHIWQPPKI
- a CDS encoding cell wall anchor protein, which codes for MMKQKLLVLALLTSTFTFAQSWNLTGNLGTNPSNNFLGTTDNQTLMFKTNNTEAMRILPDGKVKVGTGDPGGTGEAFFRIYKAENPVFELASSLSSFQIIKSNCDGCFGGQNGDTVFRNIGKTHNIIMAIPSNYNDGRYYIGIQDAANGTWVKFFNNATAKFDGKIFAKEVEVKANVWADYVFRKDYKLNTLEEVEKHINEKGHLPNIPSEAEVLKNGINVAEMNVKLMEKIEELTLYSIEQNKKLKTQSEKLEKLEKQVEKLLSEKN